GGTGACGGCCGGCGTCTATATGATCGTCCGCAATCACGCCATTTTCGATCTCTCGCCCGTCGCGATGTCCGTCGTGGCGTTCGTCGGCGGAGGGACGGCCCTGTTCGCCGCGACGATCGGCCTGGTTCAAACCGATATCAAGCGGGTGTTGGCCTACTCGACCGTGAGTCAGCTTGGGTACATGTTTCTCGGTTGCGGGATCGGCGCCTACGCGGCCGCCGTGTTTCACGTCATCACGCACGCGTTCTTCAAGGCGCTGTTGTTTTTGTCGGCCGGGTCGGTGATTCATGCCCTCGCGGGCGAGCAGGACATCCGCAAAATGGGCGGGTTGAGCAAGAAAATTCCCTGGACCTATCGCCTCTTCCTGATCGGCACCGTCGCGATCGCCGGTCTGCCGCCCCTCGCCGGGTTTTGGAGCAAGGACGAGATCATGGCGCACGCGTTCGTCAGCGATCACTACCTGCTCTACGGCATTGCGGCGGTGGGCGCCTTTCTCACGTCGTTCTACATGTTTCGACTGACCTATCTGACGTTCTACGGATCGTCCAGGATGGACCATCACACCGAAGAACACGTGCATGAGTCGCCGATGGTGATGGTCGGTCCCTTGATGGCGTTGGGGCTGTTGTCGCTGGTCGGCGGGCTGCTGTTGGGGTTTCCGCCGGAGCGCGGCTGGTTGCATCAATTTCTGGAACCGGTCGTCGATCTTCCGACGGACCACGATGCCGGTTTTGGATTGACGCTCATCCTGATGAGCGGCGCCACCGCCATTGCGTTGCTCGGATGGGGACTGGCCCACTTTCTCTATCACGTCAGCCCTCAGACCGCCGAGGGATGGACCGCGAGATTCTCCGGCGTCTATACGACTTTGTTGAACAAGTATTACGTGGACGAGTTGTACGACGTGGCGGTCGTCGAGCCGACGAAGCGACTGGGGGAATTCCTCGACTGGTTTGATCGGACCGTCATCGACGGCGTGGTGCGGGGCGTGGGGCGTCTGGCCGATTGGGGGTCGGCCGGATCCACCTGGGTTGAAAAGCACGTGATTTACGCGGGATTGAACTTGATCGGATACGGCAATCACCTCGCCGCGCGCGAAGGAAGAAAAATCCAGAGCGGCATGGTCCACCATTACGCCGCGCTGCTCGTGGCGGGAATTTTT
This sequence is a window from Candidatus Nitrospira inopinata. Protein-coding genes within it:
- the nuoL gene encoding NADH-quinone oxidoreductase subunit L, which codes for MDTTDLLIKLIPVLPLLAVISNGLFGSRYSTGVAHRLAWGSVGLSFLCAIGVSIEVWRTGIVHEVVVYRWIFGGDLTINLAYLVDPLTCAWLLVVTGVGFLIHVYSVGYMHGEPGFTRFFTYMNLFMVSMLLLVMGNNYVVLFIGWEGVGLCSYLLIGYYYERVSAAKAATKAFVVNRIGDAGFLLAIFLVFVNFNTLDYTGVFSQAGSLSPEMATAIALCLLVGAVGKSAQIPLYTWLPDAMEGPTPVSALIHAATMVTAGVYMIVRNHAIFDLSPVAMSVVAFVGGGTALFAATIGLVQTDIKRVLAYSTVSQLGYMFLGCGIGAYAAAVFHVITHAFFKALLFLSAGSVIHALAGEQDIRKMGGLSKKIPWTYRLFLIGTVAIAGLPPLAGFWSKDEIMAHAFVSDHYLLYGIAAVGAFLTSFYMFRLTYLTFYGSSRMDHHTEEHVHESPMVMVGPLMALGLLSLVGGLLLGFPPERGWLHQFLEPVVDLPTDHDAGFGLTLILMSGATAIALLGWGLAHFLYHVSPQTAEGWTARFSGVYTTLLNKYYVDELYDVAVVEPTKRLGEFLDWFDRTVIDGVVRGVGRLADWGSAGSTWVEKHVIYAGLNLIGYGNHLAAREGRKIQSGMVHHYAALLVAGIFLIALVVQVIIQQ